A single window of Salmo trutta unplaced genomic scaffold, fSalTru1.1, whole genome shotgun sequence DNA harbors:
- the LOC115186733 gene encoding zinc finger protein 135-like, with amino-acid sequence GKSFTSSSHLTRHQRRHTEEKPYSCGQCGKSFGRSCHLTLHQRIHTGEKPYSCDQCGKSFTDSSGLTKHQRIHTGDKPYSCGQCGKSFVQSSDLTLHQITHTGEKPYSCGQCGKSFVQSGQLTRHQRTHTGEKSYGCDQCWKTFVKSGHLTLHQRTHTGEKSYSCDQFGKSFTDSSGLTKHQRIHTGDKPYSCGQCGKSFVQSTDLTVHQRIHTGE; translated from the exons gggaagagttttacttcatctagccatctgactcgacaccagagaagacacacagaagagaaaccttatagctgtggtcaatgtgggaagagttttggtcgatcttgccatctgactctacaccagagaatacacacaggagagaaaccatatagctgtgatcaatgtgggaagagttttactgactctagtggtctgactaaacaccagagaatacacacgggcgataaaccttatagctgtgggcaatgtgggaagagttttgttcaatcttcagatctgaca ttacaccagataacacacacaggagagaaaccttatagctgtggtcaatgtgggaagagttttgttcaatctggccagctgactcgacaccagagaacacacacaggagagaaatcttatggctgtgatcaatgttggaAGACTTTTGTtaaatctggccatctgacattgcaccagagaacacacacaggagagaaatcctatagctgtgatcaatttgggaagagttttactgactctagtggtctgactaaacaccagagaatacacacgggcgataaaccttatagctgtggtcaatgtgggaagagttttgttcaatctacaGATCTGAccgtgcaccagagaatacacacaggagag